Proteins encoded by one window of Acidobacteriota bacterium:
- a CDS encoding phosphosulfolactate synthase — translation MPKTQLKHPDRAFPFLRLNDRPTKPRRRGITEIRGPYYTPMGSRYLQDVLDTMGWYVDTLKFAGGSFSLMPRQAVKELLDLCHAHDVLVSTGGFIEHVLTQGPEAVTRYIDECKSLGFDIIEISSGFITIPPDDWLRLIEKVQKAGLKAKPEVGIQFGAGGATSAEELAAEGTRDPEGAIALAKRFLDAGAYMIMIESEGITENVKVWRTDVPAKFANTLGTEKIMFEAADPEVFAWYIKNYGAEVNLFVDHSQIVQLECLRSGLWGTMSLWGRVVTYKG, via the coding sequence ATGCCAAAAACCCAACTTAAACACCCTGACCGGGCTTTCCCATTTCTCCGGCTGAATGATCGGCCCACAAAGCCGCGCCGGCGCGGCATCACGGAAATCCGCGGGCCTTACTACACTCCAATGGGTAGCCGTTATCTTCAGGATGTTCTTGATACCATGGGCTGGTACGTGGACACTCTCAAATTTGCGGGAGGGTCATTCAGCTTGATGCCGCGCCAGGCGGTCAAGGAATTGCTCGACCTGTGCCATGCCCATGACGTGTTGGTCTCGACGGGCGGATTCATCGAGCACGTCCTCACGCAGGGACCGGAGGCCGTCACGCGTTACATCGACGAGTGCAAATCGCTCGGCTTCGACATTATTGAAATTTCCAGCGGCTTCATCACCATTCCTCCGGACGACTGGCTGCGGCTGATCGAAAAAGTGCAAAAGGCCGGGCTCAAGGCCAAGCCGGAAGTTGGCATCCAGTTTGGTGCGGGCGGCGCCACGAGCGCCGAGGAATTGGCGGCCGAAGGCACGCGCGACCCTGAGGGCGCCATCGCGCTGGCCAAGCGTTTTCTGGATGCCGGGGCCTACATGATTATGATCGAATCGGAAGGCATCACCGAAAACGTCAAAGTGTGGCGCACGGACGTACCAGCCAAATTTGCGAACACCCTGGGGACCGAGAAGATCATGTTTGAAGCGGCGGACCCGGAAGTTTTCGCGTGGTACATCAAGAATTACGGCGCTGAAGTGAATCTCTTTGTTGATCACAGCCAGATCGTGCAGCTTGAATGCCTCCGCTCGGGGCTGTGGGGAACCATGAGCTTGTGGGGGCGCGTCGTGACGTACAAGGGTTAG
- a CDS encoding LacI family transcriptional regulator: MSVTMKDIARDLNVSVVTVSKVLRNHSDISPETRERVWKRVKELRYQPNWAARSLVTGRSYTIGLVIPTMTHPFFAEIAKGISGKIRRKGYSLVISSSEEDGDLEKMEIEHLLARQVDALIIASVQESVESFHHIQERKVPYVLIDRRFPGLNSNYVGVDDEEIGRLATEHLIQGGSRRIAHIRGPALSTGSGRMEGYRNALVRHGLEFSPDCVVTGRSYDDNAEESGCEAMRKLLELDPRPDAVFCFNDPIAIGAMKAIWEAGLHVPHDVALIGAGNLRFDELFRVPLSSVDQGSVTLGERAANLALQLIKQRKNPARAQEIVLPAKIIVRESSMNTVRPLKSKLATRSKAEPD; this comes from the coding sequence ATGTCAGTAACAATGAAGGATATCGCCCGGGACTTGAATGTTTCCGTCGTGACTGTTTCCAAAGTCTTACGGAACCACTCCGACATCAGTCCCGAAACTCGAGAGCGGGTCTGGAAACGCGTCAAGGAGCTCCGTTACCAGCCCAATTGGGCGGCTCGCAGTTTGGTGACAGGCCGAAGTTACACCATTGGTCTCGTAATCCCCACCATGACCCACCCGTTCTTTGCAGAAATTGCGAAGGGAATTTCAGGAAAGATACGCCGCAAGGGGTACAGCCTGGTCATCTCCTCTTCCGAAGAGGATGGAGATCTCGAGAAGATGGAAATAGAACATCTACTGGCGCGACAGGTGGACGCATTAATCATTGCCTCGGTCCAGGAGTCGGTGGAAAGTTTCCATCATATTCAGGAACGTAAGGTCCCCTACGTTCTCATCGACCGAAGGTTTCCCGGACTCAACTCAAACTATGTTGGCGTCGACGATGAGGAAATTGGCAGGCTGGCTACCGAACACCTTATCCAGGGCGGGAGCCGCCGCATTGCCCACATTCGAGGTCCTGCGCTGAGCACCGGCTCGGGGCGGATGGAGGGGTATCGAAACGCCCTGGTCAGGCATGGGCTTGAGTTCTCCCCGGATTGCGTTGTAACTGGCCGATCCTACGATGATAATGCGGAAGAAAGTGGTTGCGAGGCCATGCGAAAGCTGCTGGAACTCGACCCACGTCCTGACGCTGTCTTCTGCTTTAATGATCCCATCGCGATTGGGGCGATGAAAGCCATATGGGAGGCCGGCCTGCATGTACCGCATGATGTCGCTTTGATTGGAGCTGGTAATCTCCGTTTCGACGAACTCTTCCGAGTACCCCTATCGAGCGTTGACCAGGGAAGCGTAACCCTGGGCGAACGGGCTGCAAATCTGGCACTGCAACTCATTAAGCAACGAAAAAATCCAGCTCGGGCCCAGGAAATAGTTTTGCCCGCCAAAATCATCGTCCGGGAATCCAGCATGAACACAGTGCGCCCACTCAAATCGAAGCTTGCCACCAGGTCAAAAGCAGAGCCAGATTGA